The following DNA comes from Leishmania mexicana MHOM/GT/2001/U1103 complete genome, chromosome 8.
CCTTGACCGACGGATCCTTGTCGCGCTGCAacgccttctcctcgatCTCCAGCTGGCGCTTCTTGCGCTCGAGGGCGTCGATCTCGGCCGGCCGCGACGACAGCGTCACACGCACGTTGGCGCACGCCTCATCAATCAGGTCAATCGCCTTATCCGGCAGGAAGCGGTTCGTAATGTAGCGGCCagccagctgcgccgccaccacaacAGCCTTGTCCGTGATCTGCACACCGTGGTGCTGCTCGTAGCGGTCTTTCAGCCCACGCAGGATGCTCATGCACTCCTCGACTGACGGCTCATTCACCTGCACTGGCATGAAGCGTCGCTCGAAAGCGGCGTCCTTCTCCACGTACTGGCGGTACTCCTCGAGCGTTGTGGCACCGATCGTGCGCAGCTCGCCACGGGCCAGCAGCGGCTTCAGCAGATTCGCGGCGTCCATCGCGCCGTCGgacttgccggcgccgagTACGAGGTGGATCTCGTCAATGAAGAGGATGATCGTATTGTTGCTTTCCTTCACCTCATTCAGCACGGCCTTCAGGCGCTCCTCGAACTCGCCGCGGTACTTGGCACCGGCGATCAGCGCACCCATGTCCAGTGAGAAGATGCGAATGCCGGAAAGGGTGTCCGGCACGTCGCCTCGCACCACCTGTTGCGCAATGCCCTCCACAATCGCGGTCTTGCCCACTCCAGGCTCCCCAATCAGCACCGGGTTGTTCTTGGTGCGCCGTGACAGCACGCGGATGGTGCGCAGAATCTCGTCGGCGCGACCAATAACCGGGTCCAGCTTTCCGTCCTCCGCCTGCTTGCAGAGATCGACTGCGTACTTGTTCAGTGACTCGTAGTTGTCGTCCTGGAAGTCGGAGGTTATCTTTTTCCCCTTGCGCATCTCGAGCAGCGTGGTGCGAATCGCCTTCTTGCCAGCCCCTGCAGCATCCAGGATTCTGCCCACCTCCTTGCTCTCGTGCAGGGCCAGGAGGAAGTGATCAGCGGCCATGAGGGTGTCTCCGAGGGCAAcacgctcctgctccgccgtaTTCATTACACGCATCATGTCCGAGTTgggccgcggctgcgtcggtgcaggCATCTGCGTGGGAATCGCGTCGACACGTGCCTCCAGTCCGTCCTTCACCGAGGCGGCACCGAGCTTGCGCACTACACGGGAGGCAAGACTGTTTTCATCTTCAAACATGACGTAGGCGAGGTGCACGGGGTCGAGGTAGCCGTTTGCCTTCTTGCGGGCCAGTGCCGCCGTGCGAGCCATCAAGTCCGACGCCGCCTGCGTCCATTCTGGCTGCTGCGTCGTCATGACGacagaaaaagagaggggggtaCGGGAGAGTTAAGGGAAAGGATGCcgaagaacaacaaaaatGGCTCGGAGatggtgtgtgtatgtgtgtttgtgtgtgaactagagaagaagagggagcggAAAGTAAAACTTGTAGCTTCTTTACAAGAACCGACAAAACGTGGATTCTGCGTTTCGCGTGTTCACCCGTGTTGTCTCACCGCTACTCACATGTACATGAAAGACAGAGGAAGCGATGAACAAGCTTGCTTCCTGTTCGCCGCTGGTGCGTGTGTAGGTATGTGTGGACGCCCAGCTGTGTCCGCTTCGTTCTTTTCCCCCTTTGGATACTCGGTATGGCGGCAAAGCACAGCAACCAAACACGTCCACTGCAGACAAGAGAAGCACGCCACTTCCAACGAAGgtaaaagaaaaagaaaaacgcacAAAGAGCTCAACACAGCACGTGCGAGGGAAAGGACACCGGAACGAAGAAATAGCCGAGatagggggagagagagagaggggggcgggaTACTGCGCGTCTCTCTGGATGTGCTTGTATGATGTGATGCTGAATGTTTTTCCCGTTGTGGCTATTGTTGTTTTCCGCCTCCGTTGTACGCCTGTTAGTTCGGTGGCCAAtggagagacggagaaagagagagacagagagagagagcgcgtaCCGAAAACGCTCGGTgaacacaacaacaacagttCGAAATCGAAAAGATTCACACGGAAAAATAAAAATGAGGCGTTCGGCAGCGCAGGTGCCTTTTCAAATCGCTGTCACGACGGTGGGACTTAATCGCACTCGTTTCGTCGCCAACGTCTGACGTCCTGAGAAGCGAAGAAGTAGGGGGCGGGGCGCAGTAGGTGCACCGGACAGAGTAGCGGGCTGACTCTTGGTGTTTCggcctttcctttttttcgttgttgtaCGTCGTCCTGTCGCTCTGTTTCACTGCACCACTCACGAGTGGACGGCTCAAAAGAGAAGCGAGACTGCCGCGCACGAAAATGACGCGaggatagagagagaaaacgagggaggggtggccAAGAACGGACAGATCCAGCACAAGGCTCCGGCAgcacgcggtgcagcaaAGGATAACGACAGCGAGTGATACGCGTGACGACCTGGCACTAGCAATATTCAAAACGGACGAAAAtaaataataataataaaagagagcacacacacagagagagagaagacaatcacgaaaacaaaagaaaacagcgGGAGTAAAGACGCCGACGTGAcgaagagaggaagagggagcggGAAGGGGTGGAAGAGGTAAGAAGAGCACAGCAAACAAACAGCCAACAACCAAAAACAAAGCGGGCTTCAAAGCGCTTGTGCTGTTTATATATTTTGATGTCTCGAGACTGTAATAAtacgtgtgggtgggtggggatggagagatggagagagaacGTGTGTGAGATGTTTGGTAGCCTGCAGGTGAGGATTGATGGGCAACATGCATGCGTGTAGTGGGGAACATGTGCGTGAAGAAAACAAGGATGGTtggagaagagaaggaaaagggggcATTGAAGGCGAGAGCGATGGAGACGTCGCGGAGAGAAACAGCGGTGAGAGGAGGATAGAAGTGCTGCTGGGGTCTGCGCGTCATGCCCGTGATCGTGAAAGAGCTACGTTGACCGACAAGGAAACATGATACGAGGAGAGCAAGCGCTTCCtgtccctcccctccgcctccgcctcgtgCAGTCATCGCTGGACGCTCCCTGGAGAAAAACAAGGGGCGAGTTCATCAACGAAGCTGCAGAGACTCCTTGCCGCggagaaaggagaaggagtaGCGGCTATTATagcggagctgcgcggcgtgtgcgcgtatgcCCCGTTGCCCCTGTCACACGCGCCCATTCCtttcgtttttgttttcacGTTTTCGTATGGTCTGTTGATTACGTTTCCTCGCTTGGTCAGCAGATGGCACAGAGTGCCTGACGAGCATGTCCTCCACGACACCTGGGCAGGAAGAGTGCCACGCGGACAACAAAAAAGCAAGCGGCGTGTGCACctgcggtgggggggggaagaaCGTGGCAGAGGGCCCAAAAGCATCACGTGCACGGAGAGGTCTAAACCTTGCACAGTAACTCACACCATGAAAGCGACGACAGATGGTCGGTAGAACGAGAAGGATAGCCAAGACTCCAACGACAaatcccccacccacacacatcctcctccctccttcaTGGCATTTCCCTTCTGTTCAACTCGACGCATCGTCGGTCTTCCTCCCCATGCCGCTCGCTGCAGGAAGCGTAGGGCCAACAGCGCAGCTTGCTAGCCCTCCTCCCCGGCCGTCTCCGAGTTGTGGGTTTCGTCCTCACTGTTGGTGCTGCTCACCGGCTCGATCTCGTCCATGTAGGGCTGGCTACACCGCAAAGGGCACGCGCCCTGTGTGTATACGTTGGCCATCGCATTCAGTGAACTCGCGTAGGCCGAGATGGTGTGGTTCGCGAGAGCGAATCCGCGTCCGCGCGTGGGTCGGAACATGCGCTCAATGTACATGGGCTTGCAGATGTAGTTGCCGTGGCGGTCAATGTTCACCTGGACGCCAACGTGGTGGCCGCCAAAGAAGTTGAAGCCGGAAACAGCGTCGCTCTCGTTCACGACGCGGAAGGTGCATGGCACGGCGCGGTTGTAGTACTGTTTGAAGACGGAGTTGCCGATGCGAGGCTGGCCAAACGTGTAGACGACGAGATCCGGTTCCGGGTACTggatgagcagcagcatgc
Coding sequences within:
- a CDS encoding putative ATP-dependent Clp protease subunit, heat shock protein 100 (HSP100); translation: MTTQQPEWTQAASDLMARTAALARKKANGYLDPVHLAYVMFEDENSLASRVVRKLGAASVKDGLEARVDAIPTQMPAPTQPRPNSDMMRVMNTAEQERVALGDTLMAADHFLLALHESKEVGRILDAAGAGKKAIRTTLLEMRKGKKITSDFQDDNYESLNKYAVDLCKQAEDGKLDPVIGRADEILRTIRVLSRRTKNNPVLIGEPGVGKTAIVEGIAQQVVRGDVPDTLSGIRIFSLDMGALIAGAKYRGEFEERLKAVLNEVKESNNTIILFIDEIHLVLGAGKSDGAMDAANLLKPLLARGELRTIGATTLEEYRQYVEKDAAFERRFMPVQVNEPSVEECMSILRGLKDRYEQHHGVQITDKAVVVAAQLAGRYITNRFLPDKAIDLIDEACANVRVTLSSRPAEIDALERKKRQLEIEEKALQRDKDPSVKERLKAVKAEIQKAEEKLGPLLAKYEQERGRIDELQATQAKLDEKKVKLERAERMRDMETAADLKYNVIPIIQDRIRSLKEEIEKQKTTMLQGTVTETDIATVVSRWTNIPVTKLSQTERERLLHLADQLHLRVKGQDEAVNRVAEAILRSRAGLSRSDRPTGSFLFLGPTGVGKTELSKAVATELFDDAKYMVRLDMSEYMEQHSVARLIGAPPGYVGHEEGGQLTEPVRRRAYTVVLLDEVEKAHPNVFNVLLQVLDDGRLTDSHGRTVNFCNTIIIMTSNLGAQYLQNMDTSPKAYEVAQAQVMGEVRKFFRPEFINRLDDIILFRSLGSKEMMGIIDLIVEELNGRLKDQSIRVSLTEEAKHYVLESAFDADMGARPLRRWVEKNITTELSRMIISQELSPNSTVKVTLSSNHKKLSFSVKRTAG